The genomic stretch GCCCTCGGTCTGCTCGTAGATCTCAGGACCGGTGGTGTTGTAGTGCGCCTCGATGTTGTCGGGGTTGTGGTACTGGTTCAGCATGAACGCGCCCGGCGTCTCGCGGTGCAGGCGCTTGGCCGTCTCGTAGTAGCTGCGCGGGTCCTCGGCCGGCACGTTCGTCGGCGTCACCACCACCTGCGCGCCCAGCGCCTTGAGGCGGTTGATCTTCTCCAGGGACATCTTGTCCGGCATGGTGAAGATGCACTTGTAGCCCTTGACCGCCGCGGCCAGCGCCACGCCCATGCCGGTGTTGCCGGACGTGTTCTCGACGATGGTGCCGCCGGGCTTGAGCTTCCCCTCCCGCTCGGCCTTCTCGAGGATGTAGAGCGCCATGCGGTCCTTGATGGACGCGCCCGGGTTCATGAACTCGCACTTGACCAGCACGGTCGCGTCGTTCGGCCCGACGAGCTTGTTGAGCTTGACCAGCGGCGTGTTGCCAATGGCGGTGAGAATGTTCTCGTGGATGTCCATCGCGGCTTCCGTAAGTTAATGAGGGTTCGCGGCGCGTCTTATATGCCGCCGCACTGGCCCGGTCGACAGCGTGTGGCCTCTTGCGACCCTGGAGAGCGTTGAACCCACCCCGGCGGGCAGGGAGTTCCGACGCACCCGGACGAGGGGGGAGGATGGCTGGCCGCCCGTCGGGTTGGCGACAGCCCGGGGGGCGTCCGGCCATCCGCCCGGACAGGCCTTTGACCCGGATGGGCGCGCCTCCGATACTCGTGTGCGACTTGCGTCAACCCCCTCCGGAGAACCCCGTCGATATGGAACTCGAGGCCGCCCTGCGCGACCAGGTGGGACAGGCCATTGGCCGTCCCGTTCCCAACGCCCCCATCACGAAGCTGAAGGGCGAGGCGAGCAGCCGCTCGTACTACCGCGTTGGCGCGCCGCCCGAGAGCTGGGTGGTGATGGTGATGCCGCCCGACTCGACGAAGAAGAGCGACGAGGCCACCAAGGGCGAGCCGCCCAAGGAGCTGCCCTTCGTCAACGTGCACCGCTACCTGGAGAAGCTGGGTGTGCGCGTGCCAGGCATCCTCCGCTACGACGAGCCGGCGGGGATGATGGTGATTGAAGATTTAAGTGACATCACCTTCGAGTCCGCGCTGGAGGGCGGCAAGCACCACGAGGCGCTCTACAGCCGCGCCGTGGACCTGCTGGCGCGCCTGCGCGCGGCGGCGGAGAAGGCGGAGGACCCGGACTGCCTGGCCTTCACCCGCGCCTTCGACGAGGACCTCTACGACTGGGAGCTGCACCACTTCCGTGAGTGGGGCCTGGAGGCGTGGAGTGGCAAGACGCCCACCGACGCCGAGCGCGCCGAACTGGACGCCACCTTCCGCGACATCGCCCGGCAGCTGGCCGCCGCGCCTCGTGGCTTCACCCACCGCGACTACCAGAGCCGCAACATCATGGTGAAGGAGGGCGAGCTGGTCGTCATCGACTTCCAGGACGCGCTCCAGGGCCCGCGCCAGTACGACCTGGTGGCGCTCTTGCGCGACAGCTACGTGGAGCTGGACCGCGACTTCGTGGACGCGATGCTGGACCGCTACATCGCCACCTTCCAGGAGGTGAGCGGCGAGCGCATCGACGCGGCGTCCTTCAAGGCCTTCTTCGACTTGCTCACCATCCAGCGCAAGCTGAAGGACGCGGGCCGCTTCGAGTTCATCCACCGCGTGAAGGGCAACCCGGGCTTCCTGGTGTCCATCCCCGCGTCGCTGCGCTACGTGCGTGAGGGCTTCGCGCGGCGGCCGGAGCTGCGCAAGCTGCAGGACCTGGTGGCGAAGTACGTCCCGGAGCTGGCGGCCTGAGATGAAGGCCATGGTCCTCTGCGCGGGCCTGGGCACGCGCCTGCGCCCGCTCACCGAACGCTGGCCCAAGCCGGCGATGCCGTTTCTGGGGCAGCCGCTGCTGCGCTACCACCTGGCGGTGCTGAAGGCCGCGGGCGTGACGGCGGTGGGCATCAACACCCACCACCTGCCGGACACCATGGAGGCCGTGGCCCGCGCCGAGTGCGCCCGCGCGGGGCTGCCGCTGCACGTGGTGAATGAGCCCGTCATCCAGGGCACCGGCGGCGGCATTCGCGGCCTGCGGGACTTCCTGTCGGACGGCGACTTCATCGTCTTCAACGGCGACATCCTCTACCCGGTGGACCTGCGGCCGGTGGTGGCCGTGCATCAGGCGTCCGGCGCGCTGGCCACCATGGTGCTGCAGCCCATGCCAGCGGGGGAGACCTACGCGGCGGTGGAGCTGGACGCGGAGGGCCGCGTGCGCCGCATCGCCGCCCACGGCCCCGGCGGTGAAGGCCTGTCGCCGTGGCACTTTACCGGTGTGCACGTGATGTCGCCGCGCGTCTTCGACTTCATGTCGCCGCAAGGTGAGGAGGACATCAACCGCGGCGTCTATGTCCGCGCCATGGAAGCGGGGCAGACGGTGCGCGGCGTGCGGGTGGACGGGTACTGGTCCGACCTGGGCACGCCGTCGCGCTACCTCTCCACCGTGCAGGACGTTCTCGCCGGGCGCGTGCGGCTGGAGTGGCTGGGCGCGGACTCACCGCTGGCGGGGACCGCGCGCGGCGCGAGTGGCACCTGGGCGCACGCGGAGGCCCGCCTGGACGGCACGGCGGAGGGCCCGGTGTACCTGGGACGGGGCAGCGCGGTGGCTGCCGGAGCCACCGTGGGGCCGGGCGTGTCGCTGGAGCCGGGCGCGAAGGTGGCTTCGGGGGCGCGGCTCTCGCGAGCCACCGTCTTCGAGGACACCGAGGTGTCCTCCGGGGAGTCGCTCTCCGAGGTGCTCGCCTGGGGCGCGCACCGGATTGCCGCGCCGCTGAAGGGGCGCTGAGCGCCGCCGCTCAGGCGGCGTGGTAGCGGGCCAGCACGCAGGTGACGTTGTCGTTGCCGCCCGCGGCGTTGGCCATGTCGATGAGCTGCGAGCAGGCCTTCTCCAGCTCCGGCGTGCGCTGCAGGATTTCCTGCATCTGCGCGTCCGTCACCATGCCGCTCAGGCCGTCCGAGCAGAGCAGGAAGACGTCGTCTTCCTGCGGCTCCACGCGGGAGACATCCACCTGGACGTTCTCCTTCATACCCAGCGCGCGGACGATGACGTTCTTGTGGGGGAAGTTCTCGATTTCCTCCGGCGAGAGCTTCTTCGCCTTGAGGTAGTCGTTGAGCAGGGAGTGGTCCTCCGTCACCTGCTTCAGGGCGCCGCCGCGGAAGTAGTAGACGCGGCTGTCACCGACGTGGCCCACGTAGACGGCGCTCTGGGAGAAGTGCACCGTGACGATGGTGGTGCCCATGCCCTTGTATTTGGACTCGGAGCAGGCCTTCTCGAAGATGCGCGCGTTGGCGAGCTTGATGCCGGTGGCGAGCCGGTTCTCGTCATAGTTGCGCGACTTGTCCATCTTGAAGGGCCAGGTGGAGTCCTGGTCCTTGGACGTGAGCTTGTAGAACTCGCCGAGCTCGTCCACCGCGATGCGGCTGGCGATTTCTCCAGACGAGTGGCCGCCCATGCCATCCGCCACGCAGAAGAGAAACTCTTCCGGGAGCATCAGGAAGTTGTCCTCGTTGTGATTCCGCTTCATCCCAACGTGGGTGCTGCCAGCTACCTTGATGCGCATGCGCGAGAACTCTTCTAAAGGGGCGAGAAAACGTGGCGCCGGAGGTTAACAAAGCGCTCGGAAATCGGTCAAAACTCGTGCATCCCGGCCTGACAGGCAGGGGCACTTCGGGCAGGGCCTCAAGGAACCGGCTCGAAGCTCAGCACATCGCCTTCCTGGGTGCCGCTGGCCGCCAGGACACCCGCGGGAAGCTCCAGGACCGAGCGTGACTGGAAATACACGGATGTCGCACGCCAGGGCGGCAAGGCGGGCATCTGCTTGACGATGCGGCCCTGGGCGTCCAGGAACAGCACGTCAATGGGGATGCGCATGAAGAAAGTGTGGATGGAGTTGCAAGGGACGATATGGAGCCCCTCGCCCACCTCCAGCGAGCGGCGCCCCATGAGTCCCTTGAACCGTTGGAGGAACGAGGTGGCCTTGTCGGCCCGGTCCGCCAGCAGCCGTTGCCGCGTCTCGTTGTTCACCTTCCAGCGCATGTAGCGCCTTCTACCCCATGCTCGAGCCCCTGGCGCGTCCTCTCCACCTGGTCCTCGTTTCTCCCCAGATTCCCCCCAACACCGGCAACGTCGCCCGCCTGTGCGCGGTGACCGGTTGCCGGCTCATCCTGGTGGAGCCCCTGGGCTTCTCCATTGACGACCGGCAGCTCAAGCGGGCGGGGCTGGACTACTGGGACAAGGTATTTCTCCGCCTGTATCCAACCTACGCGGCCTATGTGGCGGACTACCCGGAGGCCCGGCGGTGGCTGTTCTCGGCCAGGGCTGAGACATCCCTGTATGAGGCCCGGTTCGAGGAGGGGGACCACCTGGTGTTCGGCTCGGAGGTGTCCGGGCTGGCGCCGGAGGTGATGGAGGGGGGCACGGGGACGGCCGTCACCATTCCCATGATGGAGGACCGCCGGAGCCTGAACCTGTCCACGTCGGTGGGAATCGGGACCTATGAGGCTCTGCGACAGGTCCGTTTCACCGGAGCGGGCAGGCAAGCACCCCCGGCAAGTTGAGGGGCCGTGTAGAGGGATTACACTGCGGCGACGCATGACCCCGTCGCAGGCCGCCGAAGCGCTCTATTCCGCCCACAAGTCCCGAGCCACCGGGAGGCTCACGCTTTCCTCGGGAGGGCGCGAGTCCCAGCTGTGGCTGCGTGAGGGGAACCTCGTGGGGACGCAGCTGGGCTTTGGGTTCCAGAGCCCGGCGCAGGCCCTGCTCCAGTCGGGGATGCTGGATGCGGAGGCGCTGGACACGCTGTGGGCGCGGGGTGGGGCGGGGGCTCCGGACGAGGAGACGCTGGAGGAATTCAACCTGGTGCCGGACGTGGTGGCGGAGCAGCAGGTGCTCGCGCATGTCCGGCGGTTGAGTGCGCTGGCGGAGCAGGCCGCGTTCGAGCCGGGGACGGTGGAGGCGGAGGGGTTTCAGCCCATCGCGGGCGTGCGGGTGGTGCGCGCGGCGCTGGAGGGGCCGATTCATGGCGGCGCCGCGGCGCGAGTGTTCCGGTGTGAGGATGTCGAGGCCTGTGGGCCGTGGCTCGCGGATGCTTCGGAGCGGGCGTTCCTGGAGACGTTGGCGGAGTTCCGTGAGCCGGAGTCGCTGACGCCCGCGCAGGAAGCGCTGCTGCTCGTGCTGGAGCGCGAGGGCTGGGTGCAGGCGCTCTCCGTGGAGGACTGGGAGGAGCGCGAGCGGGTTCGACAGGAGGAGGAAGAGGCTCGGCAGCGGGCGGAGGAGGACGCGCGGCTCGAAGAGGAGCGGCGGCGGGCGGAGGAGGCTCGGCTTGAGGCGGAGCGGCTTGCCGAGGAGGCTCGGCTTGCCGAGGAGGCTCGGCTCGCGGAGGAGGCTCGGCTCGAGGCGGAGCGCCTGGCGGAAGAAGCTCGACTCGCTGAGGCGGCTCGGCTCGAAGAAGCGCGCCTGGCGGAAGAGGCGCGGCTCGCCGAAGAAGCGCGCCTGGCTGAAGAGGCTCGGCTGGCGGAAGAAGCGCGGCTCGAAGAAGAGCGTCGCGTGGCCGAAGAGGCTCGCCGCGCGGAAGAGGCCCGTCTCGCAGAGGTAGCTCGGCTTGAGGCGGAGCGCCTTGCTGAAGAGGAACGGCGTCTCGCGGAAGAGGCGCGGCTCGAGGAGGAGCGGCGTCTCGCGGAGGAGGCGCGGCTCGAGGAGGAGGCGCGTCTTGCCGAAGAGGCTCGGCTTGAGGCGGAGCGCCTGGCCGAAGAGGCGCGGCTCGCCGAAGAAGCTCGCCTCGCAGAAGAGGCTCGGCTCGAAGAGGAGCGCCGCCTCGCGGAAGAGGCTCGGCTCGCAGAAGAGGCTCGGCTCGCAGAAGAGGCTCGGCTCGCAGAAGAGGCCCGCGTAGCCGAAGAAGCTCGGCTGGCTGAAGAGGCTCGGCTCGCGGAAGAGGCCCGGTTGGCGGAAGAAGCGCGGCTCCAAGAAGAGCGCCGCCTGGCGGAAGAGGCGCGGCTTGAAGAAGAACGCCGCCTTGAAGAAGAGCTTCGTCTGGCGGATGAGGCTCGCCGCGCAGAAGAGGCCCGGCTGGCAGAGGAAGCTCGACTCGCTGAGGCGGCTCGGCTCGAAGAAGCGCGCCTGGCGGAAGAGGCGCGGCTGGCGGAAGAAGCGCGGCTGGCGGAAGAAGCGCGGCTCGAAGAAGAGCGTCGCGTGGCCGAAGAGGCTCGCCGCGCGGAAGAGGCCCGTCTCGCAGAGGTAGCTCGGCTTGAGGCGGAGCGCCTTGCTGAAGAGGAACGGCGTCTCGCGGAAGAGGCGCGGCTCGAGGAGGAGCGGCGTCTCGCGGAGGAGGCGCGGCTCGAGGAGGAGGCGCGTCTTGCCGAAGAGGCTCGGCTTGAGGCGGAGCGCCTGGCCGAAGAGGCGCGGCTCGCCGAAGAAGCCCGCCTCGCGGAAGAGGCTCGGCTCGCAGAAGAGGCTCGGCTCGCAGAAGAGGCCCGCGTAGCCGAAGAAGCTCGGCTGGCTGAAGAGGCTCGGCTCGCAGAAGAGGCTCGGCTCGCAGAAGAGGCCCGCGTAGCCGAAGAAGCTCGGCTGGCTGAAGAGGCTCGGCTCGCGGAAGAGGCTCGGCTCGCGGAAGAGGCCCGGCTGGCTGAAGAGGCGCGTCACCTCGCAGAAGAGGCCCGCCTCGCAGAAGAGGCCCGGCTTGAAGAGGAGCATCGCCTCGCGGAGGAGGCGCGACTTGCTGAGGAGGCGCGGCTCGAAGAAGAGCGTCGTCTGGCGGAAGAGGCCCGGCTAGAGGCGGAGCGCCTGGCGGAGGAAGCGCGTCTGGCAGAAGCGGCTCTTCTTGAGGCTGCGCGCCTCGTTGAAGAAGCTCGCCTAGCTGAAGAGGCTCGCCTCGCCGAAGAAGCTCGTCTGGCTGAAGAGGCTCGGCTCGCTGAAGAAGCCCGGCTCGCTGAAGAAGCGCGCTTGGCGGAAGAGGCTCGGCTTGAAGCCGAACGTGTTGCAGAAGAATCGCGCTTGGCGGAAGAGGCTCGGCTCGAAGAGGAGGCCCGGCTCGCTGAAGAAGCCCGCTTGGCGGAAGAGGCGCGCCTCGAAGAAGAACGCCGCCTCGCCGAAGAGCGTCGTCTGGCGGAGGAGGCTCGGCTCGCGGAAGAGGTCCGTCTCGCCGAAGAAGCTCGGGCTGAAGAAGAACGCCGCCTCGCCGAAGAGGCTCGGTTGGCGGAAGAGTCGCGGCTCGCAGAAGCGGCTCGTGTAGCCGAAGAAGCTCGGCTGGCGGAAGAGGCTCGACTCGAAGAAGAGCGTCGTCTGGCGGAAGAGGCTCGCCTGGCTGACGAGGCGGCGCGTCTCGCTGAAGAGGCTCGGCTCGAAGAAGAGCGTCGCTTGGCTGAAGAGGCCCATCTCGCTGAAGAGGCTCGGCTGGCTGAAGAGGCTCGGCTGGCTGAAGAGGCCCGGCTCGCTGAAGAAGCCCGTCTCGCCGAGGAAGTTCGGCTCGCGGAGGAGGCCCGCCTCGAAGAAGAGCGTCGTTTGGCGGAGGAGGCTCGGCTGGCGGAAGAGGCCCGCCTCGAAGAAGAGCGTCGTCTGGCGGAGGAGGCTCGGCTGGCGGAAGAGGCCCGCCTCGCCGAAGAGCGTCGTCTGGCGGAAGAGGCTCGTCTCGAAGAGGAGCGCCGCCTCGAAGAAGAGGCCCGTCTCGCCGAAGAAGCGCGCCTCGAAGAAGAGGCCCGTCTCGCCGAAGAAGCGCGCCTCGAAGAAGAGGCCCGTCTCGCCGAAGAAGCGCGCCTCGAAGAAGAGGCCCGCATCGCGGAAGAAGCTCGCCTCGAAGAAGAGCGCCGCCTGGCGGAAGAGGCGCAGCGTGTGGAGGCCGCTCGGCTCGAGGCAGAACGCCTGGCGGAAGAGGCGGAGCGGCTTGCGGAGGAGGCCCGTCTCGCGGAAGAGGCTCGGCTCGAGGCGGAACGCCGTGCCGAAGAAGCCCGCCTCATCGAGGAGCGCCGTCTCGCGGAGTCCGCCCGCCTTGCGAGAGAGGCCCGCCGCGCGGAGGAGATCTGGGCCGCGGAGGAGGCCCGTCTCGCCGAGGTCGCGCGCGTCGAGGCAGAAGCCCGCCAGGCCGAAGAAGCCCGCCAGGCCGAAGAACTGCGCCTGGAGGTCGAACGCCGCCGCGCCGATGCCGTCCGTCGCGGCAAGGAAGCTCGCGCCGCCGAGCAGGCCCGTCAGGCAGACGAACCCCGTCCCACCGAAGACTCCACGCAGTCCGCCTCCATCCCCGAACTCGCGGCCGCGGACGTCGAGGCCCTCACGCTTGATGTGGGCGACATCCTGCTCACCGAGCTTCCCGCTCAGCCTTCCGAGGCGGATTCCTGGGCCGGCTCCGTCCAGGACGCCGGTGCATCCGACCTGGACCTGGCCGCTCTGCCCGAAAGCGCGGACGCCCTGCGAGTCGCCCGGCAGAAGGCCCAGGCCGAGCTCCTCCACGACATGGAGGAGGCCCTGCGCCGCTCGAAGTCCCAGCCGCTCGAGCCCTGGCTCGCGGACGAGCCGCCCCAGCCGACACCGCCCACCCGGACGCACGACCGTGTCCCGGTCCAGGACGAGCAGTGGCACACCGAGGCCATCTCCCTCAGCGCTGCGTCCGACACCGAGTCGGAACTCCCGCTGCTGGAAGTCGAACCCGAGCCCGAACTCTGGGCCGTGGCCGAGCCACTGCCCGCGCCCGCGGCCCGCCCCGCCGCCGCGGGCGAACCTCCGGTCCTCACGCCTGTCGCCGAAGACGACGCGGACATCCTGCTGGAGGCGACCCCCGACGAGGAGGACGACGCCAGCTGGGCTACCCAACCGTCCGCGCCCGCGCCGCGCCCGGCCGCACCCAAGTCAGGGGACGAGGACCTCTGGCGCATCGTCGCCTTCGACAAGGACGAGGGCGCCGACACCCTGACAGCGTCGTTCGAGGCCGCGCTCCTCCAGGTCGATACGCACCTGGAGTCGCTCGTCCGCTCGGATGTCAATCAGGCGAACGTCGATTTCGACGAGCCTCCTGTCGAGGCCATTGTCGAGGCGACCATCGAACCGGTAGCACCGGATTCATCGGGGGCCTTCCCCGGTGACAACTCATGGCCAACTGGCCAGACTGACTGGGACGAGCCGTCCGGAGACCTGGACGACTGGGACTTTGACGAGGACGACGTGGCGGCAGATCCCTCCAACCCCGACGAGGCAGCAAAGCTCCGGCGGCAGCGTCTCTTGCGCCGCGCCATGGAGAACATGGGTGTCCTCGGTGGGCGCCCGACCGCCGCACCGAGCGCCACGCCCGCGCCCACGAGCGAACCCGCCGCCGCCCCGGCACCCGCGGCCTCCGAGCCTCCCCGGCCCGACGAGGCCCGCCTGGCCCAGAAGCTCGAGCAGCGCTTCGCGGACGTCCAGGCCAAGCGAGACCACTTCTACGTGCTCGGCGTTCCGCAGGACGCCACGCGCGACCAGGTGAAGACCGCCTTCCTCAACCTGGCCAAGATCTTCCATCCGGACCGCCTGCCGCCGTCGCTGCCCCA from Myxococcus xanthus encodes the following:
- a CDS encoding aminoglycoside phosphotransferase family protein, producing MELEAALRDQVGQAIGRPVPNAPITKLKGEASSRSYYRVGAPPESWVVMVMPPDSTKKSDEATKGEPPKELPFVNVHRYLEKLGVRVPGILRYDEPAGMMVIEDLSDITFESALEGGKHHEALYSRAVDLLARLRAAAEKAEDPDCLAFTRAFDEDLYDWELHHFREWGLEAWSGKTPTDAERAELDATFRDIARQLAAAPRGFTHRDYQSRNIMVKEGELVVIDFQDALQGPRQYDLVALLRDSYVELDRDFVDAMLDRYIATFQEVSGERIDAASFKAFFDLLTIQRKLKDAGRFEFIHRVKGNPGFLVSIPASLRYVREGFARRPELRKLQDLVAKYVPELAA
- a CDS encoding nucleotidyltransferase family protein, which codes for MKAMVLCAGLGTRLRPLTERWPKPAMPFLGQPLLRYHLAVLKAAGVTAVGINTHHLPDTMEAVARAECARAGLPLHVVNEPVIQGTGGGIRGLRDFLSDGDFIVFNGDILYPVDLRPVVAVHQASGALATMVLQPMPAGETYAAVELDAEGRVRRIAAHGPGGEGLSPWHFTGVHVMSPRVFDFMSPQGEEDINRGVYVRAMEAGQTVRGVRVDGYWSDLGTPSRYLSTVQDVLAGRVRLEWLGADSPLAGTARGASGTWAHAEARLDGTAEGPVYLGRGSAVAAGATVGPGVSLEPGAKVASGARLSRATVFEDTEVSSGESLSEVLAWGAHRIAAPLKGR
- a CDS encoding Stp1/IreP family PP2C-type Ser/Thr phosphatase is translated as MRIKVAGSTHVGMKRNHNEDNFLMLPEEFLFCVADGMGGHSSGEIASRIAVDELGEFYKLTSKDQDSTWPFKMDKSRNYDENRLATGIKLANARIFEKACSESKYKGMGTTIVTVHFSQSAVYVGHVGDSRVYYFRGGALKQVTEDHSLLNDYLKAKKLSPEEIENFPHKNVIVRALGMKENVQVDVSRVEPQEDDVFLLCSDGLSGMVTDAQMQEILQRTPELEKACSQLIDMANAAGGNDNVTCVLARYHAA
- a CDS encoding DUF192 domain-containing protein gives rise to the protein MRWKVNNETRQRLLADRADKATSFLQRFKGLMGRRSLEVGEGLHIVPCNSIHTFFMRIPIDVLFLDAQGRIVKQMPALPPWRATSVYFQSRSVLELPAGVLAASGTQEGDVLSFEPVP
- a CDS encoding tRNA (cytidine(34)-2'-O)-methyltransferase is translated as MLEPLARPLHLVLVSPQIPPNTGNVARLCAVTGCRLILVEPLGFSIDDRQLKRAGLDYWDKVFLRLYPTYAAYVADYPEARRWLFSARAETSLYEARFEEGDHLVFGSEVSGLAPEVMEGGTGTAVTIPMMEDRRSLNLSTSVGIGTYEALRQVRFTGAGRQAPPAS
- a CDS encoding J domain-containing protein — translated: MTPSQAAEALYSAHKSRATGRLTLSSGGRESQLWLREGNLVGTQLGFGFQSPAQALLQSGMLDAEALDTLWARGGAGAPDEETLEEFNLVPDVVAEQQVLAHVRRLSALAEQAAFEPGTVEAEGFQPIAGVRVVRAALEGPIHGGAAARVFRCEDVEACGPWLADASERAFLETLAEFREPESLTPAQEALLLVLEREGWVQALSVEDWEERERVRQEEEEARQRAEEDARLEEERRRAEEARLEAERLAEEARLAEEARLAEEARLEAERLAEEARLAEAARLEEARLAEEARLAEEARLAEEARLAEEARLEEERRVAEEARRAEEARLAEVARLEAERLAEEERRLAEEARLEEERRLAEEARLEEEARLAEEARLEAERLAEEARLAEEARLAEEARLEEERRLAEEARLAEEARLAEEARLAEEARVAEEARLAEEARLAEEARLAEEARLQEERRLAEEARLEEERRLEEELRLADEARRAEEARLAEEARLAEAARLEEARLAEEARLAEEARLAEEARLEEERRVAEEARRAEEARLAEVARLEAERLAEEERRLAEEARLEEERRLAEEARLEEEARLAEEARLEAERLAEEARLAEEARLAEEARLAEEARLAEEARVAEEARLAEEARLAEEARLAEEARVAEEARLAEEARLAEEARLAEEARLAEEARHLAEEARLAEEARLEEEHRLAEEARLAEEARLEEERRLAEEARLEAERLAEEARLAEAALLEAARLVEEARLAEEARLAEEARLAEEARLAEEARLAEEARLAEEARLEAERVAEESRLAEEARLEEEARLAEEARLAEEARLEEERRLAEERRLAEEARLAEEVRLAEEARAEEERRLAEEARLAEESRLAEAARVAEEARLAEEARLEEERRLAEEARLADEAARLAEEARLEEERRLAEEAHLAEEARLAEEARLAEEARLAEEARLAEEVRLAEEARLEEERRLAEEARLAEEARLEEERRLAEEARLAEEARLAEERRLAEEARLEEERRLEEEARLAEEARLEEEARLAEEARLEEEARLAEEARLEEEARIAEEARLEEERRLAEEAQRVEAARLEAERLAEEAERLAEEARLAEEARLEAERRAEEARLIEERRLAESARLAREARRAEEIWAAEEARLAEVARVEAEARQAEEARQAEELRLEVERRRADAVRRGKEARAAEQARQADEPRPTEDSTQSASIPELAAADVEALTLDVGDILLTELPAQPSEADSWAGSVQDAGASDLDLAALPESADALRVARQKAQAELLHDMEEALRRSKSQPLEPWLADEPPQPTPPTRTHDRVPVQDEQWHTEAISLSAASDTESELPLLEVEPEPELWAVAEPLPAPAARPAAAGEPPVLTPVAEDDADILLEATPDEEDDASWATQPSAPAPRPAAPKSGDEDLWRIVAFDKDEGADTLTASFEAALLQVDTHLESLVRSDVNQANVDFDEPPVEAIVEATIEPVAPDSSGAFPGDNSWPTGQTDWDEPSGDLDDWDFDEDDVAADPSNPDEAAKLRRQRLLRRAMENMGVLGGRPTAAPSATPAPTSEPAAAPAPAASEPPRPDEARLAQKLEQRFADVQAKRDHFYVLGVPQDATRDQVKTAFLNLAKIFHPDRLPPSLPHMAPKITAVFEAIREAYEVLYDDTRRKTYQQNLQAQQALPKPPASAPTAPVLRPQGRADSNADDLYKMGEVFFRKRDFTTASDHYDRAHALDPKPLYLSARAWAIYMDPARKADMAKAKQMMADAVRADPNCDRAHYQLGVIARVEGDMDRAERCFREAVRANPKHLEANQELRLIDMRKKNPPKKGGFFR